In one window of Allorhodopirellula heiligendammensis DNA:
- a CDS encoding glycoside hydrolase family 130 protein, with the protein MRSYRESNGLNRLLSRVAIAFAIGDSVSVTRDLLSPKTLFAWRISAGHGFVQGGEHAGWHVRAFHSAGATYITGTGERRMTLRLSTALLLRPRDVQPSQCGWEVVGVLNPAVVAVGDELFMIARVAERPAERRPGWTALPRWTASGGTAVDWIRDGDLLPSDARVVTTKINGNLRLTSISHFQLLRQSVVDGDWETVGVLRPEGPWEEYGVEDPRITRIDGMYWITYVAVSRSGAATALMSSRDLVTYERHGIIFPSENKDVVLFPDRIAGEYVALHRPTPKSHFHPPQIWIARSPDLVHWGRHAPILGGWHPWEADRVGSGTPPVLIDEGYLMLYHGSAVSQIAGTVGAYAAGACLLDREDPSHVIARSREPIMLPTTDFEKSGFVPNVVFPTAQLDLGEHIGVFYGAADTCIAMTLLSKRSILDSLEQAGTQSDAVFRKGEPSGGSGI; encoded by the coding sequence GTGCGTTCGTATCGCGAAAGCAACGGACTCAACAGGCTGTTAAGCCGAGTTGCCATTGCATTTGCGATCGGCGACTCCGTTTCTGTAACTCGCGATTTGCTTTCGCCGAAGACTCTCTTCGCCTGGCGAATCTCAGCAGGCCACGGATTCGTCCAAGGAGGCGAACATGCAGGCTGGCACGTCCGCGCTTTCCATTCGGCAGGCGCGACCTACATCACAGGGACTGGAGAGCGGCGGATGACTCTCAGGCTGTCGACCGCACTTTTGCTCCGGCCGCGCGACGTCCAACCATCGCAATGCGGATGGGAAGTTGTCGGCGTATTGAATCCTGCGGTCGTCGCGGTCGGTGATGAGCTTTTCATGATAGCGAGAGTCGCCGAACGTCCTGCCGAAAGGCGTCCCGGATGGACCGCACTACCTCGCTGGACGGCAAGTGGCGGCACCGCGGTTGATTGGATTCGCGATGGGGACTTACTGCCTAGTGACGCGCGTGTGGTCACGACGAAAATCAATGGCAATCTGCGCCTGACATCGATTTCACACTTTCAGTTACTTCGTCAATCCGTCGTTGACGGAGACTGGGAGACGGTTGGTGTGCTGCGGCCCGAGGGGCCGTGGGAGGAGTACGGCGTTGAAGATCCGCGAATTACCCGAATCGATGGGATGTACTGGATTACCTATGTCGCTGTGTCTCGATCGGGCGCGGCGACAGCGTTGATGTCTTCGCGTGACCTAGTCACCTACGAGCGACATGGAATTATCTTCCCGAGCGAAAACAAAGATGTGGTTCTGTTTCCTGATCGTATCGCCGGTGAGTATGTGGCATTGCATCGCCCGACTCCCAAGTCGCACTTTCACCCACCGCAGATTTGGATTGCACGATCCCCGGACCTCGTGCACTGGGGCCGGCACGCGCCGATTTTAGGTGGATGGCACCCCTGGGAAGCGGATCGCGTGGGCAGTGGAACGCCTCCGGTTCTGATCGACGAGGGGTATTTAATGCTTTACCACGGCAGCGCAGTGTCGCAGATCGCTGGCACGGTAGGCGCCTATGCCGCAGGTGCATGTTTGTTGGATCGGGAGGACCCCAGTCACGTAATCGCTCGGTCGAGGGAACCGATCATGTTGCCGACGACCGACTTCGAAAAGAGCGGCTTCGTTCCGAACGTCGTTTTTCCGACCGCTCAGTTGGACCTTGGCGAGCACATCGGAGTGTTCTACGGGGCTGCCGACACCTGTATTGCCATGACGTTGCTTTCAAAACGGTCTATTTTGGACTCACTTGAACAGGCCGGGACTCAATCTGACGCAGTTTTCCGCAAGGGGGAGCCGTCAGGGGGTAGCGGCATTTGA
- the coxB gene encoding cytochrome c oxidase subunit II, producing MSFRSVHPLMQVIASVFAILVATVNADAQIPEVFHPAGPAAESIADLFWLVIAVCSVIFLVVTGTLIVFIHRFRERADDGETEPPQLYGSQPIELAWTVAPLMIVLVLALVVIRSVVDLRGEPPAQNAERVRVVGHQWWWEFEYPQHGFTTANELVIPVSDEATNRPVYLQLESADVIHSFWVPRLAGKTDLIPGKTNQMWIQADQEGTFAGRCAEYCGTQHAKMLIRVRVVSPADYATWISHQQQNALPPSTERPAESPSETKTTGALAGHARFMELACANCHTIGGTHATGKFGPDLTHLMSRETLAAGIMDNDREHLTRWIKDPNLDKSGCRMPDMRLSDTDVKQIVDYMITLE from the coding sequence ATGAGTTTTCGATCAGTTCATCCGTTGATGCAAGTCATCGCGAGTGTGTTTGCGATTCTGGTGGCGACGGTGAACGCGGACGCGCAAATTCCGGAAGTGTTTCATCCAGCGGGACCGGCAGCCGAGTCGATAGCCGATTTATTTTGGTTGGTCATCGCTGTCTGTAGCGTGATCTTTCTGGTCGTGACGGGCACACTCATCGTGTTCATTCATCGGTTCCGTGAGCGTGCGGACGATGGAGAAACTGAGCCGCCCCAGTTGTACGGCAGCCAACCGATCGAGCTTGCGTGGACGGTTGCTCCCCTAATGATCGTGTTGGTGTTGGCGTTGGTCGTCATCCGGTCGGTAGTCGATCTCAGGGGGGAGCCACCTGCTCAGAACGCCGAGCGTGTGCGTGTGGTGGGGCACCAATGGTGGTGGGAATTCGAATACCCTCAACATGGATTCACGACCGCCAATGAGTTAGTGATCCCAGTCAGTGATGAGGCCACGAATCGACCAGTCTATTTGCAACTTGAGTCCGCCGATGTCATCCATAGTTTCTGGGTGCCGAGGCTGGCTGGTAAAACTGACTTGATACCTGGCAAGACGAACCAGATGTGGATTCAGGCTGATCAGGAGGGCACGTTTGCGGGTCGCTGCGCGGAGTATTGTGGAACGCAACACGCTAAAATGTTGATCCGTGTGCGTGTCGTTTCGCCTGCGGATTATGCGACATGGATTTCGCACCAGCAGCAGAATGCGCTGCCACCCAGTACCGAGCGTCCCGCTGAATCGCCCTCGGAAACAAAAACAACAGGTGCTCTCGCAGGGCACGCCCGGTTCATGGAACTGGCGTGCGCCAATTGTCACACCATTGGAGGCACGCATGCGACTGGGAAATTCGGGCCGGATCTTACTCACTTGATGAGTCGAGAAACATTGGCTGCGGGGATTATGGACAATGATCGGGAGCATTTGACGCGGTGGATCAAGGATCCCAACTTGGACAAGTCCGGGTGCCGGATGCCAGATATGCGGTTATCGGATACTGATGTCAAGCAAATCGTCGACTACATGATCACGTTGGAGTAA
- a CDS encoding glycosyltransferase family 4 protein produces MTTPGLQKIAFVGDYLPRKCGIATFTHDLRRVIAATSGAKCIVIPMDDIAGGYTYEREVQFQVVEQELEDYRAAADFLNFGNVDVVSLQHEFGIYGGSCGSHVLALMQDLRMPVVTTLHTVLSAPNQTQRAVMKELIRLSTRLVVMTERCRQTLIDTYSVDSDKVDLIAHGIPSVPDTDQRVLKEQFNVEDKAVALTFGLLSPGKGIEHVLHAIPEIVASFPNFVYLVLGATHPSLIREQGERYRISLERMAKELGITQHVSFYNRFVELEELTEFIGAADLYITPYLNVQQAVSGTLAYAFGCGQAVISTPYWHAEELLADGRGVLVPFADSGAIAREVIDLLGNDEKRLAMRSEAHRLGRSMTWDHVSVSYIASFNLARAEHSAQRKRLAVRTLDEQPLALPRMQLDHLQHLSDSTGIVQHAIYTIPDHAHGYCTDDNARALILTVLIEELGQDSPEVHALASRYAAFLNVAFDRDTGRFRNFMSFDRKWLEEDGSDDCQGRALWALGTSIGRSRRAGLTAWARELFHQALPACEKTTSPRTWALGILGIQEYLRRYSGDRAVVTMSQRLADRLINMYESTATESWPWFEDAMTYNNARLSQSLIAHGRSTENHRAVEIGMKSLRWLCAQQLSPQGRFRPIGSNGFFREGGVAAVFDQQAIEAHAMVAAAIEAFAVSKDPLWMEQAHLAFDWFLGRNDLGEPIYDASTGGCYDGLMENQVNENQGAESTLAFLLSLAEMRQLANLALKP; encoded by the coding sequence ATGACCACGCCCGGCTTACAAAAAATTGCTTTCGTTGGCGACTATTTGCCACGCAAGTGCGGCATCGCGACTTTCACTCATGACCTGCGTCGCGTCATCGCCGCTACGTCAGGTGCAAAGTGCATCGTCATTCCGATGGACGACATTGCAGGCGGATACACGTACGAGCGTGAAGTCCAATTTCAGGTCGTCGAACAAGAACTCGAGGACTACCGCGCGGCGGCCGATTTCCTCAATTTTGGCAATGTCGATGTCGTCTCATTGCAGCACGAGTTTGGCATTTATGGAGGTTCGTGTGGTAGCCACGTTTTGGCACTCATGCAAGATCTACGGATGCCAGTTGTCACCACACTGCACACCGTCTTGTCTGCTCCCAATCAAACGCAGCGTGCCGTGATGAAGGAGTTAATTCGGCTATCAACACGACTGGTAGTGATGACCGAGCGATGTCGCCAAACTCTGATCGACACGTACTCGGTCGACAGCGACAAGGTAGATTTGATTGCACATGGAATTCCAAGCGTTCCCGACACCGATCAGCGGGTTCTCAAAGAGCAGTTCAACGTCGAAGACAAAGCAGTGGCGTTGACGTTCGGCTTGCTTTCACCCGGCAAAGGTATCGAGCATGTGCTGCACGCGATTCCCGAGATCGTAGCTAGCTTTCCCAATTTCGTGTATCTCGTACTGGGAGCAACGCACCCGAGTTTGATACGCGAGCAGGGCGAACGGTATCGCATCAGTTTGGAGCGGATGGCGAAGGAATTGGGGATTACCCAACACGTCAGCTTCTATAACCGCTTCGTAGAACTCGAGGAGCTGACGGAGTTCATCGGTGCCGCAGATCTCTACATCACGCCTTATCTGAATGTCCAACAGGCGGTATCGGGAACATTGGCATACGCGTTTGGATGTGGGCAAGCTGTTATCTCCACGCCTTACTGGCACGCGGAGGAGCTACTCGCCGATGGTCGTGGAGTGCTCGTGCCCTTCGCAGATTCGGGGGCGATTGCCCGCGAGGTCATCGATCTGCTCGGTAATGACGAGAAGCGGTTGGCGATGCGGTCAGAAGCTCACAGGCTCGGCCGGAGCATGACCTGGGACCACGTCTCAGTCAGTTATATCGCGTCATTCAATCTCGCGCGAGCGGAGCACAGCGCCCAGCGAAAGCGATTGGCGGTGCGCACGCTCGACGAGCAACCATTGGCACTGCCCAGGATGCAGCTGGACCATCTGCAGCATCTCAGTGATTCAACGGGTATCGTGCAACATGCTATCTATACAATCCCCGATCATGCTCACGGTTATTGCACTGACGACAACGCGAGGGCTTTGATCCTGACGGTATTGATCGAAGAGTTGGGACAAGATTCGCCGGAAGTGCATGCACTGGCATCGCGATACGCTGCATTCCTCAACGTCGCGTTCGATAGGGACACAGGTCGATTTCGAAACTTCATGAGCTTCGATCGGAAATGGCTCGAAGAAGATGGCTCGGATGATTGCCAGGGACGCGCGCTGTGGGCATTGGGGACAAGCATCGGTCGGTCACGTCGCGCTGGATTGACCGCGTGGGCGCGAGAGCTGTTTCATCAAGCTTTGCCTGCGTGCGAGAAAACAACCTCACCGCGGACGTGGGCGCTCGGCATCCTTGGAATTCAGGAGTATCTCAGGCGGTACAGCGGCGATCGCGCTGTGGTCACGATGAGTCAGCGACTCGCTGATCGGCTGATCAATATGTACGAGTCGACCGCCACAGAAAGTTGGCCATGGTTTGAGGATGCCATGACTTATAACAACGCGAGGTTGTCGCAGTCGCTGATTGCGCACGGCCGCTCTACAGAGAATCACCGTGCGGTCGAAATTGGCATGAAGTCTCTGCGATGGCTCTGTGCGCAACAGCTTTCACCACAAGGCCGATTTCGACCGATTGGATCCAACGGCTTTTTTCGAGAGGGTGGCGTGGCTGCCGTTTTTGATCAGCAAGCGATTGAGGCCCATGCCATGGTAGCAGCAGCCATCGAAGCATTTGCGGTCAGTAAAGACCCGTTGTGGATGGAGCAAGCTCACCTCGCCTTCGATTGGTTTTTGGGACGCAACGACCTCGGTGAGCCGATCTACGACGCGTCGACAGGCGGTTGCTATGACGGCCTGATGGAAAACCAAGTTAATGAAAACCAGGGCGCTGAGTCGACTCTTGCCTTCTTGCTCTCGCTAGCTGAAATGCGGCAACTCGCTAATTTGGCTTTAAAACCCTAG
- a CDS encoding cytochrome c oxidase subunit 3, which yields MSETIAVSELSTPQQPCPPPDSVTLSATRVGVLTFLCSEAVFFATLLIAYVTYRGATLHGPTPETSLSLPLAILDSVFLLSSSVAIGLAVKAFDRSDVPRFTRWMLVTIVLGSLFLCGTAYEWYQLIVHDGLTISRNLFGTTFFTLIGFHAAHVTIGLGVMSLLLWKRRRGDLAVDSEAPEMVSWYWHLVDTVWIVIVLVVYL from the coding sequence ATGAGTGAAACCATCGCCGTGAGCGAGCTATCAACACCCCAGCAGCCCTGTCCTCCACCGGACAGCGTCACGCTTTCGGCTACGCGAGTGGGCGTGCTCACCTTTCTGTGTTCGGAAGCTGTGTTTTTTGCGACATTGCTGATTGCTTACGTGACCTATCGAGGGGCGACACTTCATGGTCCGACTCCCGAAACATCACTAAGTTTGCCCCTGGCGATTTTGGATAGCGTGTTTTTGCTCAGTAGCAGTGTGGCGATCGGATTGGCGGTCAAAGCGTTTGATCGCAGCGATGTGCCCCGGTTCACGCGATGGATGCTGGTGACCATTGTGCTGGGAAGCTTGTTCCTGTGTGGGACCGCATACGAATGGTATCAATTGATTGTGCATGATGGGCTGACGATTAGCCGCAATTTATTCGGCACTACCTTTTTCACATTAATCGGCTTTCATGCAGCGCACGTGACGATCGGTTTGGGTGTGATGAGTTTGTTGCTCTGGAAACGGCGACGAGGAGATCTGGCAGTCGATAGCGAGGCACCTGAAATGGTGTCATGGTACTGGCACTTGGTTGACACGGTGTGGATCGTGATCGTGTTAGTGGTGTATTTGTAG
- a CDS encoding cytochrome c: MKWSDISFLIVLAVVTGCGKPNPADRYVRPDQISNFETLFGQNCAGCHGASGQFGPAPPLNDPLFQAIISDEQLTHLAVAGREGTMMPAFDKAQGGTLTDKQIEILVQGIRARWAGPPPRLAEKLPAYQVDVDDPAGIRQGSVATGADLFATVCARCHGDEGHGGDAGSISGRVFGQLISDQLLRRIIITGRADLEMPNFIDSGMESELGRPLTAPEIIDIATYLRAIQQENDENE, from the coding sequence ATGAAGTGGAGTGATATCTCATTTCTGATCGTGCTTGCGGTCGTCACAGGCTGTGGAAAACCAAACCCGGCGGATCGCTATGTTCGTCCGGATCAGATCAGCAATTTTGAAACTCTCTTCGGTCAGAACTGTGCGGGTTGCCATGGAGCAAGCGGGCAATTCGGACCAGCACCCCCGCTCAATGATCCCTTGTTTCAAGCGATCATTTCCGACGAACAACTGACCCACCTCGCCGTGGCCGGCCGAGAAGGCACAATGATGCCAGCCTTTGACAAGGCCCAGGGCGGGACACTGACCGACAAGCAGATTGAGATTCTCGTCCAGGGTATTCGAGCTCGCTGGGCCGGACCTCCCCCGCGGTTAGCAGAGAAGCTTCCCGCATACCAGGTTGATGTCGACGATCCAGCGGGGATTCGGCAGGGAAGCGTCGCCACCGGAGCGGACCTGTTTGCGACTGTCTGTGCGAGGTGCCATGGCGATGAGGGGCACGGTGGTGACGCTGGTTCCATTTCCGGCCGGGTGTTTGGCCAACTCATCAGCGACCAGCTTTTGCGACGGATCATCATCACCGGCCGCGCGGACTTGGAAATGCCGAATTTTATCGACAGTGGTATGGAGTCAGAGTTGGGGCGACCATTGACCGCGCCCGAGATTATCGACATCGCGACCTACTTGCGAGCGATTCAACAGGAGAACGACGAAAATGAATGA
- a CDS encoding glycoside hydrolase family 130 protein, with the protein MQINRTGLVLSPSKQRVVLRPFQPPGNERVLRVIARVSTLSEREVDILLERVLTEFHGRHQKPKEFFRRRFEDMRQHLLTDTPLSENRTMLLGAYFTQEYALESAALFNPSLVWHPDQTNLPSGTRRFAMSLRAVGEGHISSIVFRSGTIDRDLQIRIDEPIRFVTTPRYVPDSCYENALFRRKLIELGLGNPFTYDVLAELPSEFTLEQLETRLTAALREQRSRHHILAPLVERVVMLAKSNYEIQYTPDHALSERVIFPFSPTETNGIEDARFVDFHDDDGSRRYYATYSAYDGEMVLPQLLETKDFLRFRMHTLNGPAVSNKGMALFPRKINGHYAMLGRQDGEHLYLMYSDMLYFWHTKELIVKPTNPWEYVQIGNCGSPIETDAGWLVLTHGVGPMRRYCIGAMLLDLEDPSKIIARLHEPLITPNEIEREGYVPNVVYTCGAIIHENNLIIPYAMSDYATTFATINIAELISAMTSPATARDKSRSS; encoded by the coding sequence ATGCAAATCAATCGAACTGGACTCGTGCTCTCGCCCAGCAAGCAACGCGTCGTCTTGCGGCCGTTCCAGCCGCCGGGTAACGAGCGGGTGCTGCGGGTGATCGCCCGTGTCTCGACGCTCTCTGAACGAGAGGTCGACATCTTGCTCGAACGGGTGCTCACAGAGTTCCACGGGCGACATCAGAAGCCAAAGGAATTTTTTCGGCGACGGTTTGAAGATATGCGGCAACACCTGCTGACAGATACTCCGCTGAGCGAGAATCGAACGATGCTGTTGGGAGCGTACTTTACTCAAGAATACGCACTGGAATCGGCGGCATTATTCAATCCCTCGCTGGTATGGCATCCTGACCAAACGAACCTGCCGTCTGGGACGCGACGGTTTGCAATGAGTCTGAGAGCGGTCGGAGAAGGCCATATCTCATCCATCGTTTTTCGCAGCGGGACGATTGACAGAGACTTGCAGATCAGAATCGATGAGCCTATCCGGTTCGTCACCACGCCACGCTATGTTCCAGATTCATGTTACGAGAACGCCCTCTTTCGGCGTAAACTGATCGAACTGGGCTTGGGAAACCCGTTCACTTATGACGTGTTGGCGGAGCTTCCGAGTGAGTTTACGCTTGAACAACTCGAAACACGCTTGACGGCCGCACTCCGTGAGCAGCGATCACGTCACCACATACTTGCTCCCCTGGTAGAGCGAGTCGTGATGTTGGCGAAGTCCAATTACGAGATTCAATACACCCCGGATCATGCGTTATCCGAGCGGGTCATTTTCCCGTTCAGTCCGACGGAGACCAACGGCATCGAGGACGCTCGGTTCGTCGATTTTCACGACGATGATGGCAGCCGTCGCTATTATGCAACGTACAGCGCCTACGATGGCGAGATGGTGTTGCCGCAATTGCTAGAAACGAAGGACTTCCTGCGGTTCAGAATGCACACGCTCAATGGGCCGGCCGTCTCCAACAAGGGGATGGCGTTGTTCCCCCGGAAGATCAATGGTCACTACGCGATGCTGGGCCGGCAAGATGGTGAGCATCTGTATTTGATGTACTCTGACATGCTTTATTTTTGGCATACGAAAGAGCTTATCGTCAAGCCCACCAATCCGTGGGAATACGTTCAGATTGGTAATTGCGGTTCGCCAATCGAAACAGACGCCGGTTGGCTCGTGTTGACCCATGGTGTGGGCCCAATGCGAAGATACTGCATCGGCGCGATGCTGCTAGACCTAGAGGATCCATCGAAAATTATTGCCCGATTGCACGAGCCTTTAATCACCCCCAACGAAATCGAGCGAGAAGGCTACGTGCCCAATGTCGTCTACACCTGTGGTGCTATCATTCATGAGAACAACCTCATTATCCCGTATGCGATGTCGGACTACGCCACCACATTCGCTACGATCAATATCGCCGAGCTCATCTCAGCAATGACATCGCCGGCAACTGCTCGGGACAAATCGAGATCATCGTGA
- a CDS encoding transglutaminase-like domain-containing protein codes for MSCIEVGCRLNYSVRSPAIFLLNVSVARNIHQTVSSEALEVHPFQQVEECEVGSLGNRIVRINAPPGELTIHYHASVQLQAAAVDSTNVCETDYELLPPDMLSYLNPSRYCESDKLYRFAFEEFGQLIPGYSRVTAICNWTFEQLSYTPGSTGPTTTACDVLLQRTGVCRDYAHVAISLCRAMGIPARYVSGYAVNLQPPDFHGFFEAYLDGRWFLFDATRLAPVGGLVRIGTGRDAADVAFATIRGDTQCNEVDVWAHDLNPGDDLLSPDNVQTGVSSA; via the coding sequence ATGAGTTGCATCGAAGTTGGTTGTCGACTGAATTACTCGGTTCGTTCCCCGGCGATTTTTCTGTTGAATGTTTCGGTTGCCCGCAACATTCACCAAACGGTGAGTTCAGAAGCGTTGGAAGTTCATCCGTTTCAGCAGGTCGAGGAATGCGAGGTCGGATCGCTGGGGAACCGGATTGTTCGGATCAACGCTCCGCCGGGCGAATTGACCATTCATTATCATGCCAGCGTCCAACTCCAGGCCGCTGCCGTTGATTCTACGAATGTTTGCGAGACGGACTACGAACTGCTTCCCCCCGACATGCTTTCGTACCTCAATCCGAGTCGCTACTGCGAATCGGACAAATTGTACCGGTTTGCGTTCGAGGAGTTTGGTCAATTGATTCCGGGCTACTCACGGGTCACGGCGATCTGCAATTGGACCTTCGAGCAACTTTCGTACACGCCCGGCAGCACTGGCCCAACGACGACGGCGTGCGACGTGTTGTTGCAGCGGACGGGGGTTTGTCGCGATTACGCTCATGTTGCCATTAGCCTTTGCCGTGCGATGGGAATTCCCGCGCGCTATGTGTCCGGCTATGCCGTCAATTTACAACCGCCAGACTTTCATGGATTCTTCGAAGCGTACCTGGACGGACGGTGGTTCTTATTTGATGCCACACGCTTGGCACCCGTCGGAGGCTTGGTTCGCATTGGAACCGGGCGGGACGCGGCGGACGTCGCCTTCGCGACAATTCGTGGTGACACCCAATGCAACGAGGTTGATGTCTGGGCCCATGATCTGAACCCCGGCGACGATTTGCTGAGTCCTGATAATGTGCAAACAGGCGTGAGTTCGGCTTAG
- the ctaD gene encoding cytochrome c oxidase subunit I — translation MAIAEPTIESPAPPLVTRLHGWVTTVDHKRIGLMYLMMSLFFLVLGGLEVIWIRMQLWSANNTLVEADTFNQLFTMHGTTMIFFVVMPMIAGFANYLIPLMIGARDVAFPRLNAFGFWMSLFGGMILYLSYFTGEALYGAGSAPDVGWFAYAPLTSPAYSRGSSVDYWILATLVSGVGTLTFAINLIATIVSMRAPGMAIGKLPLFVWMMLVDAWLIVFAFPPFTAAQVMLLMDRHLGAHFFDTQAGGSAILWQHLFWFFGHPEVYIMALPAFGIISEVVPVFSRKVIFGHTTLAMSTTAIGFISMGVWAHHMFTVGLNDGLDAFFSAASFLIAVPTGIKIFNWTATLYGGRLRLHTPMLFALGFLSMFLIGGLTGVMLAAVPVDWQVSDSYFLVAHFHYVLFGGSLFALMAGLYYWYPKATGRMLDETWGKWHFWLQLIGFNLTFAPMHISGLMGMPRRVYTYQAGQGWEIWNQISTVGGFVMGAGFAVMFVNLLWSLQRGRIAGDDPWDAWTLEWATSSPPASYNFETIPIVRSRRPLWDKKHPEDPDWIHE, via the coding sequence ATGGCGATTGCCGAACCCACCATCGAATCGCCCGCGCCGCCTCTGGTCACGCGGTTGCATGGATGGGTGACGACGGTGGATCATAAACGCATCGGCTTGATGTACCTGATGATGAGTTTGTTTTTCCTGGTTCTGGGAGGCTTGGAAGTTATCTGGATCCGCATGCAGTTGTGGTCGGCCAATAACACGCTCGTCGAAGCCGACACGTTCAACCAGCTGTTTACAATGCACGGCACCACGATGATTTTTTTCGTCGTCATGCCGATGATCGCAGGGTTTGCCAACTACCTCATCCCCCTGATGATCGGTGCCCGTGATGTGGCATTTCCGCGACTCAATGCGTTCGGGTTTTGGATGTCGTTATTTGGCGGCATGATTCTTTACCTCAGCTATTTTACGGGCGAGGCTCTCTATGGCGCCGGTTCTGCGCCCGATGTGGGGTGGTTCGCGTATGCGCCGTTAACTTCTCCCGCGTATTCACGCGGCAGCAGTGTCGACTATTGGATTCTGGCGACGCTCGTCAGCGGCGTGGGGACGCTCACTTTCGCGATCAATCTGATTGCCACGATCGTGTCGATGCGTGCACCGGGGATGGCAATCGGTAAGCTGCCGTTATTCGTGTGGATGATGCTGGTCGATGCCTGGTTGATCGTGTTTGCATTTCCGCCCTTCACCGCCGCCCAAGTTATGTTGTTGATGGATCGACATTTGGGGGCGCACTTCTTCGATACCCAGGCAGGAGGCTCTGCGATTTTGTGGCAGCACCTATTTTGGTTTTTCGGGCATCCCGAGGTATACATCATGGCCTTGCCAGCCTTTGGAATCATTTCGGAAGTGGTGCCGGTATTTTCTCGCAAAGTCATCTTTGGCCACACCACGCTGGCGATGTCGACGACTGCGATTGGATTCATCAGCATGGGGGTGTGGGCCCATCACATGTTCACTGTCGGCTTGAACGACGGGTTGGATGCATTCTTCTCAGCGGCGAGTTTTTTGATCGCGGTACCCACCGGAATTAAAATTTTCAACTGGACGGCGACGCTGTACGGAGGTCGCTTGCGGTTGCACACCCCGATGTTGTTTGCACTTGGGTTCCTATCGATGTTCTTGATTGGCGGACTGACGGGAGTGATGTTAGCGGCGGTTCCAGTCGACTGGCAGGTTTCCGATAGTTATTTCTTAGTCGCCCACTTTCATTATGTATTGTTCGGGGGGAGTTTGTTCGCGTTGATGGCAGGCCTTTACTATTGGTACCCCAAAGCCACTGGGCGGATGCTCGATGAGACGTGGGGTAAATGGCATTTTTGGCTGCAATTGATTGGCTTCAACCTGACGTTTGCACCCATGCACATCTCGGGGCTGATGGGCATGCCCCGGCGTGTTTACACCTACCAGGCCGGACAGGGCTGGGAGATTTGGAATCAAATTTCAACGGTGGGCGGTTTCGTGATGGGGGCCGGTTTTGCGGTTATGTTCGTCAATTTGCTGTGGTCGCTTCAGCGGGGCAGGATTGCCGGTGACGATCCTTGGGACGCGTGGACGCTAGAGTGGGCGACGAGTTCGCCGCCAGCATCCTATAATTTCGAAACAATACCCATCGTTCGAAGTCGACGCCCCCTTTGGGATAAAAAGCACCCTGAAGATCCGGACTGGATACATGAGTGA
- the ctaF gene encoding aa3-type cytochrome oxidase subunit IV, producing the protein MSEVNEESESIGMPAPTAWPMVSAAGVALAAVGIATNPFISVAGVMVLMVAIGGWLRELTPGRGEIEETWVPVDQRAREVVASSRRVAQPRAGLPGNRSHFPERVHTYASGVVGGLLGGGVMAGTAMLYGVVSGRGIWYPINMLAGIVLTRFDDVSKLELERFSVTAFIIASLLHLTASALVGLFFEIVLPTLPKSPVFWGGVVAPLMWTGVVYASIGILNPLMSEHIVWSWFIASQFAYGLTMGIYVVNAKKVPASHIEGASTADGRDHESQS; encoded by the coding sequence ATGAGTGAAGTCAACGAAGAGTCGGAATCAATTGGCATGCCTGCACCTACGGCATGGCCGATGGTATCCGCTGCAGGCGTGGCGTTGGCGGCGGTGGGTATCGCAACCAATCCGTTCATTTCAGTGGCGGGCGTGATGGTGTTGATGGTCGCCATTGGAGGATGGTTGCGTGAGTTGACGCCTGGTCGAGGGGAAATCGAGGAGACGTGGGTTCCCGTGGATCAGCGTGCTCGCGAGGTCGTTGCGTCGTCGCGCCGTGTTGCCCAGCCACGCGCTGGCCTACCCGGCAACCGCAGTCACTTTCCCGAACGAGTGCACACCTATGCCTCCGGCGTGGTGGGCGGGCTGCTTGGCGGTGGCGTGATGGCTGGTACTGCCATGTTGTATGGTGTCGTCAGTGGCCGCGGAATTTGGTACCCCATCAATATGCTCGCGGGAATTGTCCTGACACGATTTGACGACGTCAGCAAGTTGGAACTGGAGCGGTTCAGCGTGACCGCGTTCATCATCGCGTCGCTGTTGCACCTGACTGCTTCCGCGTTGGTCGGCTTGTTTTTCGAGATTGTCTTGCCGACGCTGCCAAAGTCACCTGTATTTTGGGGCGGCGTGGTCGCCCCTCTGATGTGGACGGGCGTGGTCTATGCGTCCATCGGCATTCTCAATCCGCTGATGAGCGAGCACATTGTGTGGTCGTGGTTCATTGCATCCCAGTTCGCATATGGATTGACAATGGGGATCTACGTCGTGAACGCCAAGAAGGTGCCGGCCAGCCACATCGAGGGTGCTTCAACCGCTGACGGCCGCGATCATGAGAGCCAGTCATGA